Proteins co-encoded in one Anabaena sphaerica FACHB-251 genomic window:
- a CDS encoding HNH endonuclease has product MNPFYHLVADRAFRRCEYCHAPELVFNFPFEVEHIVPTSRGGANVEINLALACRSCNLRKGSRISEIDPESNTEVRLFNPREDRWEKHFQVNSETGLIIGITPIGRVTVKSLELNSQSQVIARQLWIRLGLFP; this is encoded by the coding sequence ATGAATCCATTTTATCATCTAGTAGCAGATCGCGCTTTTCGTCGCTGTGAATATTGTCATGCACCTGAATTAGTATTTAATTTTCCCTTTGAAGTTGAACATATAGTTCCTACTTCTCGTGGAGGTGCTAATGTTGAAATTAATTTAGCCCTTGCTTGTCGTTCTTGTAACCTGCGAAAAGGATCTCGTATTAGTGAAATAGATCCCGAATCTAATACAGAAGTTCGTCTTTTTAATCCTAGAGAAGATAGATGGGAAAAGCATTTTCAAGTTAATTCTGAAACGGGTTTGATTATAGGTATAACGCCTATTGGAAGAGTAACTGTAAAGAGTTTAGAGCTAAATAGTCAATCTCAAGTGATAGCAAGACAATTATGGATTCGTTTGGGATTATTTCCGTAA
- a CDS encoding Ig-like domain-containing protein — protein sequence MANNDLFTTTQNTPLVKTVAELVSNDTDLPGDALFISSIDTTSSKGGTIIADDNGTPNNPFDDKGTYTPPTGFIGTDTFKYTANNGQGGTLEVTVTVEVTEPNLPPTAGDDFLTTTQNTPLIKTVAELVSNDTDSNADPLFISSFDPTSEAGGTIVADDNGTPDNPFDDKGTYTPATGFLGQDTFKYTVNDSKGGTSVGTVTVNVLAPDNTKIINGTPDNDELFAQQGDEVFGLEGNDILDAVGGNGNNTLDGGVGNDELFANHDDILIGGVGQDNLFAVGIAGNNSLDGGEDDDLLVVVEGNNNILTGDAGNDELYVIEGSLNILNGGIGNDKLIVQGGTGENTLEGGDGDDILIGLLASDRLFGEVGNDSLFAGKQGSQMTGGDGLDRFYLGNGSVPDVPGEVLDFTIGVDKVIIAGIPQVQSYDNIILEQVGADTIVKALIDGSEREFGILRGINKDDLTSNDFGFIIPVFSIANASAVEGNAITFTITRTDDILADQTITVTTSIAAGDTASASDFTANTQTLTFAQGETQKTFTVQTTQDALFEGDETFTVTLSNATNGSVISSTNGTAQGTITDDEPGAVFAIAAASAEEEDALTFTITRTGDAQAQQSVTVSTSINTQDTASDDDFTPKTETLTFAVGETEKTFTVETAEDFRVEENETFTVNLSSATNGGTISSTNGTAKGTINDDDIPLAAITNNNIFTIKGIGNTVRLKATLLASSSSVVNELGVFTVDDAEGRINGIAPGQAGYNEAALERAKNQGKGIFSAIANLPDRFKTEIEADKLTRLLGFNSGSHLKFFLVRESTIDAFQAGKISSTNIIFAESSTQIITQEDDSFTLSWKESSTVTQFNSLVVKVESTNESLTTGTALQGSNQAELIDFSGITGTVKADFSVFREAAYNNEVYFYKVDTAQGEIGGLQATAANRANYLQAAINNLIKDVNSGTAIKFAVSNQGLFTDSAVIAGGSILAPMIIVNGSLSQLTDSNTGNDPQVYFPYLGVNSDGVDHIRLLGDNTFGFEDLPGGGDLDYNDIIIKFDFSIV from the coding sequence ATGGCGAACAATGATTTGTTTACAACCACACAGAACACACCATTAGTAAAAACTGTTGCGGAATTAGTGAGTAATGACACTGATCTGCCCGGAGATGCTTTGTTTATTTCTAGTATCGATACTACTTCATCGAAAGGTGGAACAATTATTGCTGATGATAATGGCACACCAAATAATCCCTTCGATGACAAAGGGACATATACACCACCAACGGGATTTATAGGTACAGATACTTTCAAATATACTGCCAATAATGGTCAGGGGGGGACATTAGAGGTAACAGTCACTGTTGAAGTTACTGAACCAAACTTGCCGCCAACAGCAGGTGACGATTTCTTGACAACTACACAGAATACACCATTAATCAAAACTGTTGCGGAATTAGTGAGTAATGATACTGACTCCAACGCAGATCCTTTATTCATTTCTAGTTTCGATCCTACTTCAGAGGCAGGTGGTACAATTGTTGCCGATGATAATGGCACACCAGATAACCCCTTCGATGACAAAGGAACATATACACCAGCAACAGGATTCTTAGGTCAAGATACTTTCAAATATACTGTCAATGATAGTAAAGGAGGAACATCTGTCGGAACAGTGACTGTAAATGTTTTAGCACCAGACAACACTAAGATTATTAACGGTACTCCTGATAACGATGAATTGTTTGCCCAACAAGGTGATGAAGTGTTTGGCTTGGAAGGAAACGATATCCTAGATGCAGTTGGTGGTAATGGAAATAACACCCTTGATGGTGGTGTTGGCAACGATGAACTTTTTGCCAATCATGACGATATATTAATAGGCGGTGTTGGCCAAGATAACTTATTTGCCGTAGGTATTGCAGGGAATAACAGTCTTGATGGAGGAGAAGACGACGATCTCCTGGTTGTAGTCGAAGGAAACAATAATATACTCACTGGTGATGCTGGCAACGATGAGCTTTATGTCATAGAGGGTAGTCTTAACATCCTCAATGGCGGTATTGGCAATGATAAATTAATAGTTCAAGGTGGTACTGGTGAGAATACCCTTGAAGGTGGTGATGGTGATGATATTCTGATTGGGCTATTAGCGAGCGATCGCTTATTTGGTGAAGTTGGTAATGATTCACTGTTTGCTGGTAAACAAGGTTCTCAAATGACCGGCGGTGATGGTTTAGACCGCTTTTATCTTGGTAACGGCTCAGTCCCAGATGTACCTGGGGAAGTATTAGATTTTACGATTGGTGTAGATAAAGTTATCATTGCCGGCATCCCTCAAGTCCAAAGTTATGACAATATCATCCTAGAGCAAGTTGGGGCTGATACAATTGTCAAAGCTCTGATAGATGGTTCTGAAAGAGAGTTTGGTATTTTAAGAGGTATCAACAAAGATGATCTTACCTCCAACGACTTTGGCTTTATAATTCCAGTTTTCTCAATTGCTAACGCTTCAGCAGTTGAAGGTAATGCCATTACTTTCACCATTACTCGCACAGATGATATATTAGCTGACCAAACAATAACTGTCACCACATCTATTGCTGCTGGGGATACAGCAAGTGCCAGTGACTTCACTGCAAACACTCAAACTCTCACCTTTGCTCAAGGTGAAACCCAAAAAACCTTTACTGTTCAAACCACACAAGATGCTTTATTTGAGGGTGATGAGACTTTCACTGTCACCTTAAGTAATGCTACTAATGGGTCGGTTATTAGTTCTACAAATGGTACAGCCCAAGGAACTATCACCGATGATGAGCCAGGGGCTGTATTTGCGATCGCTGCTGCATCAGCAGAAGAAGAAGATGCCTTAACCTTCACTATCACCCGCACAGGAGATGCCCAAGCTCAACAAAGTGTGACTGTATCCACATCAATCAATACCCAGGATACAGCTAGTGATGACGACTTTACACCAAAAACTGAAACTCTCACCTTTGCTGTGGGAGAAACCGAGAAAACCTTTACTGTTGAGACAGCAGAAGATTTCCGGGTGGAAGAAAATGAGACTTTCACCGTCAACTTGAGTAGTGCCACAAACGGCGGAACTATCAGTTCTACAAATGGTACAGCAAAAGGAACTATCAATGATGATGATATTCCACTCGCTGCTATTACCAACAACAACATCTTTACCATCAAAGGTATTGGTAATACAGTCAGACTCAAAGCCACTCTCTTGGCCAGCAGTTCTAGTGTTGTCAATGAACTGGGTGTATTTACTGTTGACGATGCTGAAGGTAGAATCAATGGTATTGCACCAGGGCAAGCAGGTTACAACGAAGCAGCTTTAGAACGAGCTAAAAACCAAGGTAAAGGCATTTTCTCCGCTATTGCAAACCTTCCAGATCGGTTTAAAACTGAAATAGAAGCTGATAAACTGACGCGCTTACTAGGATTTAATTCTGGTAGTCACTTGAAATTCTTTTTAGTCAGAGAGAGTACAATTGATGCTTTCCAGGCTGGAAAAATCTCAAGTACAAACATTATCTTTGCTGAATCTTCAACCCAAATAATTACTCAAGAAGATGATAGTTTCACTCTTTCTTGGAAGGAAAGTTCCACTGTTACACAATTTAATTCTCTAGTAGTTAAGGTTGAGTCAACCAACGAATCTTTAACGACAGGTACAGCACTCCAAGGGTCAAACCAAGCAGAATTAATTGATTTCAGCGGTATAACAGGTACGGTGAAAGCAGATTTCTCTGTTTTCCGAGAAGCTGCATATAACAACGAAGTCTACTTTTATAAAGTAGATACTGCTCAAGGAGAAATTGGCGGTTTGCAAGCAACAGCGGCTAATCGTGCAAATTATCTACAAGCTGCAATCAATAATTTGATTAAAGATGTAAATAGTGGTACAGCGATCAAATTTGCTGTTTCTAACCAAGGTTTATTTACAGATAGCGCAGTAATTGCGGGTGGTTCAATCTTGGCTCCGATGATCATTGTCAATGGTAGTTTATCTCAGTTAACGGATAGTAACACTGGTAATGATCCTCAAGTTTATTTCCCATATTTGGGAGTAAATTCTGATGGAGTAGATCACATTCGTTTGTTAGGAGATAACACCTTTGGTTTTGAAGATTTACCTGGTGGTGGTGACTTGGATTACAATGACATAATTATTAAATTCGATTTTTCGATTGTTTAA
- the leuS gene encoding leucine--tRNA ligase → MESPQKTLYQPATIEEKWQKTWLELGLDKTPQDQNKPKFYALSMFPYPSGSLHMGHVRNYTITDVIARLKRMQGYRVLHPMGWDAFGLPAENAAIDRGVPPAKWTYQNIAQMRQQLQRLGLSLDWECEVATCSPDYYKWTQWIFLQFLQAGLAYQREAAVNWDPIDQTVLANEQVDSEGRSWRSGAIVERKLLRQWFFKITDYAEELLNDLDKLPGWPERVKLMQANWIGKSTGAYLEFPIVGAEEKIGVYTTRPDTVYGVSYVVLAPEHPLTQVVTTSEQKAAVEAFIKEVSNQSELERTAEDKPKRGIPTGGKAINPFTGEEVPIWIADYVLYEYGTGAVMGVPAHDVRDFKFAKEQNLAIKVVIVPEIGAEETLKSAYTEAGILVNSGDFNGMNSVDAKKAIIEFAEKQDFGKLRIQYRLRDWLISRQRYWGAPIPVIHCPNCGIVPVPDKDLPVQLPEDIELSGRGGSPLAQLESWVNVPCPTCGTPAKRETDTMDTFIDSSWYFLRFTDAKNENQVFDVSKVNDWMPVDQYVGGIEHAILHLLYSRFFTKVLRDRGLFNFDEPFQRLLTQGMVQGLTYMNPNKGGKDKWIASNLVDANNPVDPQTGEPLQRLYATMSKSKGNGVAPEDVINKYGIDTARMFILFKAPPEKDLEWDEADVEGQFRFLNRVWRLVTDYAAAGVCKQKADLEKLSKEEKDLRRAIHIAIQAITEDVEDEYQFNTAISELMKLSNALTDAKCNNSPIYAEGIQTLVIMLAPFAPHIADELWHLLGNKGTIHTQVWPSFDPAALIADEITLVIQIMGKTRGSIQVPSQLDKAELERYARESEVAKRYIEGKEVKKVIVVPGKLVNFVLG, encoded by the coding sequence GTGGAGTCCCCCCAAAAAACATTATACCAACCAGCCACAATTGAGGAAAAATGGCAAAAAACATGGTTAGAACTTGGCTTAGATAAAACACCTCAAGATCAAAACAAGCCAAAATTCTACGCGCTTTCCATGTTTCCTTACCCATCTGGAAGCTTGCACATGGGTCACGTCCGTAACTATACAATTACTGATGTGATTGCCCGCCTCAAACGTATGCAAGGGTATCGGGTATTACATCCAATGGGTTGGGATGCCTTTGGACTACCAGCAGAAAACGCCGCTATTGATAGAGGTGTACCCCCTGCTAAATGGACATATCAAAATATTGCCCAGATGCGGCAACAATTACAGCGTCTGGGTTTATCCTTAGATTGGGAATGTGAAGTTGCTACGTGTTCCCCAGATTATTACAAATGGACACAGTGGATTTTTCTGCAATTTTTACAAGCTGGTTTAGCTTATCAAAGAGAAGCCGCAGTTAACTGGGACCCCATTGACCAAACTGTATTAGCAAACGAACAAGTTGACAGTGAAGGACGTTCTTGGCGAAGTGGTGCAATTGTAGAACGTAAATTACTGCGTCAATGGTTTTTCAAAATTACCGACTACGCCGAAGAATTATTAAATGATTTGGATAAACTGCCTGGTTGGCCAGAACGGGTAAAATTAATGCAGGCCAACTGGATTGGAAAATCCACCGGTGCATATTTAGAATTTCCTATTGTTGGTGCAGAGGAAAAAATCGGCGTTTATACTACCCGTCCCGACACCGTTTATGGTGTTAGCTACGTCGTATTAGCCCCAGAACACCCCTTAACTCAAGTTGTCACCACTTCAGAACAAAAAGCGGCAGTAGAAGCCTTTATTAAAGAAGTTAGCAACCAAAGCGAGTTAGAAAGAACCGCAGAAGACAAACCAAAACGGGGTATTCCTACTGGTGGGAAAGCTATCAACCCCTTCACCGGGGAAGAAGTGCCGATTTGGATTGCAGATTATGTACTCTATGAATATGGTACAGGTGCGGTGATGGGTGTACCTGCCCATGATGTGCGAGATTTCAAATTTGCAAAAGAACAGAATTTAGCAATTAAAGTTGTAATTGTCCCAGAAATTGGTGCAGAGGAAACTTTAAAATCAGCATACACAGAAGCAGGAATTTTAGTTAATTCCGGTGACTTTAATGGCATGAATTCTGTAGATGCGAAAAAGGCAATTATCGAATTTGCAGAAAAACAAGACTTCGGTAAATTAAGAATACAATATCGCCTCAGAGATTGGTTGATTTCTCGACAACGTTATTGGGGCGCACCTATCCCTGTTATTCACTGTCCTAATTGTGGAATTGTGCCTGTACCTGATAAAGATTTACCTGTACAATTACCAGAAGATATCGAATTAAGTGGACGTGGTGGTTCACCTTTAGCACAGTTGGAAAGTTGGGTAAATGTGCCTTGTCCAACTTGCGGTACTCCTGCGAAACGGGAAACCGACACGATGGATACTTTTATTGATTCTTCGTGGTATTTCTTGCGCTTTACTGATGCTAAAAATGAAAATCAGGTTTTTGATGTCAGTAAAGTTAATGATTGGATGCCTGTAGATCAATATGTAGGTGGAATTGAACACGCAATTTTACATTTATTGTATTCGCGTTTCTTCACCAAAGTATTGAGAGATAGAGGTTTATTTAACTTTGATGAACCATTTCAACGCCTATTAACTCAGGGAATGGTACAAGGTTTAACTTACATGAATCCAAATAAAGGTGGTAAGGATAAATGGATTGCTTCTAATTTAGTTGATGCTAATAATCCTGTAGATCCGCAAACCGGAGAACCTTTACAACGTCTCTATGCTACCATGTCCAAATCAAAAGGAAATGGTGTAGCACCGGAAGATGTCATTAATAAATATGGCATTGATACGGCGCGGATGTTCATTTTATTTAAAGCACCTCCTGAGAAAGATTTAGAATGGGATGAGGCTGATGTTGAGGGACAATTCCGCTTTTTAAATCGGGTTTGGCGGTTGGTGACAGATTACGCTGCGGCAGGAGTTTGTAAGCAAAAAGCCGATTTGGAGAAGTTAAGTAAAGAGGAAAAAGATTTAAGGAGAGCGATTCATATTGCAATTCAAGCAATTACGGAAGATGTGGAAGATGAATATCAATTCAATACCGCAATTTCGGAATTAATGAAGTTAAGTAATGCGTTGACTGATGCTAAATGTAATAATTCGCCAATTTATGCAGAAGGTATTCAAACTTTGGTGATTATGTTAGCGCCTTTTGCGCCCCATATTGCTGATGAATTATGGCATTTGTTGGGGAATAAGGGGACGATACATACACAAGTTTGGCCGAGTTTTGATCCTGCGGCTTTGATAGCTGATGAAATTACTTTGGTAATTCAAATTATGGGTAAAACTCGCGGTTCTATTCAAGTTCCTTCCCAGTTAGATAAGGCTGAGTTGGAAAGATATGCGCGGGAGTCTGAAGTGGCGAAGCGTTATATTGAAGGGAAGGAAGTTAAAAAAGTGATTGTTGTTCCTGGTAAGTTGGTGAATTTCGTTTTGGGTTAA
- a CDS encoding methyltransferase domain-containing protein yields the protein MQTTEKEILLQEFEKIARVIAPPSLSLREVQGIFKQWLSVNLTVLMQRRGYNKKKIAILNRENVVLNIGCLGDEQEEYINADLVRIYGQWGIESAFRFISGKSKVKYDLLLNLTVYDENLFEVADSIILSHVLEHIHPLSATTALKNCLSYLKPGGCIRVAVPYLEAYNNSKVPEGQEVNNRMLSKNRLIYGWGHRFMYDPELLALVMEESGFTQVKAASFQEGLLGETDVEQYRDESIYVTGVKPEV from the coding sequence ATGCAAACTACTGAAAAAGAAATTTTATTACAAGAGTTTGAAAAGATAGCCAGAGTTATTGCACCTCCTTCACTCAGCTTACGTGAAGTCCAGGGAATCTTTAAACAATGGTTGAGTGTCAATTTGACAGTATTAATGCAACGGAGAGGTTATAACAAAAAGAAAATAGCGATTTTAAATAGAGAGAACGTAGTTTTAAATATTGGTTGCTTGGGGGATGAACAAGAAGAATATATTAATGCTGATCTGGTACGAATATACGGACAATGGGGAATTGAAAGTGCTTTCAGATTTATTTCGGGAAAATCTAAAGTAAAGTATGATTTATTGTTGAATCTAACAGTTTACGATGAGAATTTATTCGAGGTTGCTGATAGCATAATATTGTCTCATGTTTTAGAACACATTCATCCTCTTTCCGCAACAACAGCCCTGAAAAATTGCTTATCTTACCTCAAACCTGGTGGGTGTATCCGTGTTGCTGTACCTTATTTAGAAGCCTACAATAATTCTAAAGTCCCAGAAGGTCAAGAAGTTAACAACCGGATGTTATCTAAAAACAGACTTATTTATGGTTGGGGACATAGATTTATGTATGATCCTGAATTATTAGCTTTGGTGATGGAAGAGTCAGGTTTTACTCAAGTAAAAGCAGCCAGTTTTCAAGAAGGTTTGTTAGGTGAAACAGACGTTGAACAATACAGAGATGAATCAATTTACGTAACTGGTGTGAAGCCAGAAGTTTAA
- a CDS encoding AIPR family protein: MSLKILLEDQIEKLFSDNPELTSVKKNRFEIATASFSNFKFLNGLEFDDLIDGIMGEGGDEGIDLCYVYCNGILVKDISHPITKDSTVKVKFFQIKKEDGFSTDGFRKLKEGIEQIFNLEITIEKLRTIGANEEILEITELIRKVFRKSRVEKAKFSCEVFFVTISSEMRISPKIRYLEEELKNNILTIPYEFNYLGVQDLLDLTSKTDEQIEIKFDSQPLNISEKDVETTGFAGFVNGNDLLKSLIDTEGNFKSHLTEGNVRFFLGEDKKINSSIIDTALDESKSSNFWAMNNGLTIIGDSIVSLDAKGYSVTNPQIVNGCQTIHCLYIAYTRDNKNKLPENLKVFVKLVKTENLDIQTDIISATNSQNPVKSASLKANDYIQRNIEKYLKEVGIYYERRDNYYKRQGITGNKVIGLLKMAQIIHTVVNKEAILAVNDTTTLFDTKTKYNSIFNDKADFDLYKFSTILYQKIWTIKNSDIRTNDYQNEQRDLISKGGFIFLHIMSSLIFSDAEYQEGQVTQKSKLINNIEIQAKKNEFTKRKSWLFDKISDDALLDKYYTISKEIFFTAAEEYSITLNKSKNSLFKFRGFDKDYLKPQIDKYLTKKEEGQKIIKD; encoded by the coding sequence ATGAGTTTAAAAATATTACTAGAAGACCAAATCGAAAAATTATTTAGTGATAACCCTGAATTAACTTCGGTTAAAAAGAATAGATTTGAAATAGCTACAGCTTCATTTTCTAATTTCAAATTTTTAAATGGTCTTGAGTTTGACGATCTTATTGATGGGATAATGGGTGAAGGAGGTGATGAGGGAATTGATCTTTGTTATGTTTATTGCAATGGAATTTTAGTTAAAGATATATCACATCCTATAACCAAAGACAGCACAGTAAAGGTTAAATTTTTTCAAATTAAAAAAGAAGACGGCTTTTCAACAGATGGTTTCAGAAAATTAAAGGAAGGCATTGAACAAATTTTTAATCTTGAAATTACAATAGAAAAACTTAGAACTATTGGAGCTAATGAAGAAATATTAGAAATAACAGAGCTAATTAGAAAGGTCTTTAGAAAATCAAGAGTTGAGAAAGCAAAATTCTCTTGTGAAGTTTTTTTTGTCACAATTTCTTCGGAAATGAGAATATCCCCAAAAATAAGGTATTTAGAAGAAGAACTTAAAAACAATATTTTGACAATACCATATGAATTTAATTATTTGGGCGTTCAGGATTTGCTTGATTTAACAAGCAAAACAGATGAACAGATAGAAATTAAATTTGACTCACAACCTTTGAATATTTCTGAAAAAGACGTTGAAACTACAGGCTTTGCTGGATTTGTTAATGGAAATGACTTACTTAAGAGTCTTATTGATACAGAAGGTAATTTTAAAAGCCATTTAACTGAAGGAAATGTTCGCTTCTTTCTAGGTGAAGATAAAAAAATAAATTCATCTATAATAGACACCGCGTTAGATGAGAGTAAATCATCTAATTTTTGGGCAATGAATAATGGTTTAACAATCATTGGAGATTCAATTGTATCATTAGACGCTAAAGGCTACAGTGTAACCAATCCACAAATAGTAAATGGATGTCAAACAATTCATTGTCTTTATATTGCATATACAAGAGATAATAAGAATAAGTTACCAGAAAATTTGAAAGTTTTTGTAAAATTAGTAAAAACAGAAAATCTAGATATACAAACAGATATAATTAGTGCAACAAATTCTCAGAATCCAGTTAAATCAGCAAGCCTAAAAGCTAACGACTATATACAACGAAATATTGAGAAATACTTAAAAGAAGTTGGTATTTATTATGAACGAAGAGATAACTATTATAAAAGACAAGGTATTACTGGAAATAAAGTAATAGGGCTTTTAAAGATGGCTCAAATTATTCACACGGTAGTAAATAAAGAAGCTATTTTAGCAGTCAATGATACTACAACACTTTTTGATACGAAAACTAAATATAACTCTATTTTCAATGACAAAGCAGATTTTGACTTATATAAATTTTCAACTATCCTTTATCAAAAAATTTGGACAATAAAAAATTCTGACATTAGAACAAATGATTATCAGAATGAACAAAGAGATTTAATTTCAAAAGGTGGCTTTATTTTCTTACATATTATGAGTTCACTAATTTTTAGTGATGCAGAATATCAAGAAGGTCAAGTTACCCAAAAGTCTAAACTTATAAATAATATAGAAATTCAGGCGAAGAAAAATGAATTTACAAAGCGTAAATCCTGGCTATTTGATAAAATATCAGATGATGCATTGCTAGATAAATATTACACTATTTCCAAAGAAATATTTTTTACTGCGGCAGAAGAGTATTCGATAACTCTAAATAAATCAAAAAATAGTTTATTTAAATTTAGAGGCTTTGATAAGGACTATTTAAAACCACAGATTGACAAGTACCTTACTAAGAAAGAAGAAGGACAAAAGATAATCAAAGATTAA
- a CDS encoding choice-of-anchor L domain-containing protein — MAFTVFDSLTNSTLGLVNAIVDDDANLTIDTETIVLFGDDSQTSFYDGSLTALGIGAGILLTSGEGNPPTTNTESSFSRSQQGNTDNDLQAVANSAFSGAGTVEDANTLEFSFTIDDTTVKSIQFDLVFGSDEFPEFSNSSFVDVAGVFINGTNFALFNNDVVQPLSIIDTNLSLGNFRDNVNAELPIEYDGISSRLTIVAPVNQGTNTIKFGVADTGDQIYDSGLFIANLTTSNIDTGNGSGVLLNIEGTSGNDTLSSSDTSADLDEFFDAGDGDDDIDAGDGDDFISPGPGNDTVNAGPGNDIIIGDGQSTDDNQIDGGLGFDKVVFNGSFNTFNVTVIDIENLIIQVGTNSDILTNVEELQFDDQTIAVESLVETPVDNPGELITGTPGADVLTGGVDFNAINDTVFTGAGDDEVDVPFGGSQAGNNRIFTGSGADIIDVGDGDRSFGGSGDDEIDATDATGYRLSGGAGNDIFYLGADGRALGGEGDDQFYVQEGGGNIIAGGEGADQFWILTGDLPGAANTILDFAMGTDVLGIAGQGAGFDFTALTLSGNSIMIGATTIATLNGVDTTSLTAANFAFM; from the coding sequence ATGGCTTTTACTGTATTCGATTCATTAACTAACAGTACACTAGGTTTGGTGAATGCAATTGTAGATGATGATGCTAATCTTACAATTGATACAGAGACCATTGTCCTGTTCGGAGACGATTCTCAAACCTCGTTTTATGATGGCAGTTTGACAGCCTTAGGAATAGGTGCAGGTATTTTACTTACATCTGGGGAAGGGAATCCACCTACTACAAATACAGAGTCTTCTTTTAGCCGTAGTCAACAAGGAAACACTGACAATGATTTACAAGCAGTAGCTAATAGTGCTTTTAGTGGTGCTGGTACTGTTGAAGATGCTAACACTTTAGAATTTTCTTTTACTATTGACGATACAACTGTAAAGTCTATCCAATTTGATCTAGTTTTTGGTTCTGACGAGTTTCCTGAATTTTCCAACTCTTCTTTTGTGGATGTAGCTGGAGTATTTATCAATGGGACAAACTTTGCCTTATTCAATAACGATGTAGTCCAGCCCTTAAGTATTATAGATACCAATTTATCTTTGGGTAATTTCAGGGATAACGTAAATGCAGAACTTCCTATTGAATACGATGGTATTAGTTCTCGTTTAACAATTGTCGCTCCTGTTAACCAAGGAACTAACACAATTAAGTTTGGAGTCGCAGATACAGGAGATCAAATTTACGATTCTGGTTTATTTATTGCTAACCTAACTACCAGTAATATAGATACAGGTAATGGTAGTGGAGTTCTTCTCAACATAGAAGGAACATCAGGAAATGATACATTGAGTAGTTCTGATACTAGTGCAGATTTGGATGAGTTCTTTGATGCTGGGGATGGTGATGATGATATTGATGCTGGGGATGGTGATGATTTTATCAGTCCTGGACCTGGTAATGACACAGTAAATGCAGGTCCTGGTAATGACATTATTATAGGGGATGGTCAGTCAACAGATGATAATCAAATAGATGGTGGTTTAGGCTTCGATAAAGTTGTATTCAATGGCTCATTTAATACTTTTAATGTGACTGTCATTGATATTGAGAATCTGATTATTCAGGTAGGCACTAATAGTGACATCCTCACAAATGTAGAAGAACTACAATTTGATGACCAAACTATTGCCGTAGAGTCCCTGGTGGAGACACCTGTAGATAATCCTGGAGAACTCATCACAGGAACTCCAGGTGCAGATGTATTGACAGGTGGCGTTGACTTTAATGCTATCAATGATACAGTGTTCACTGGTGCTGGAGATGATGAGGTAGATGTTCCCTTTGGTGGTAGCCAAGCTGGTAACAATCGCATCTTTACTGGTAGCGGTGCTGATATTATTGATGTGGGAGATGGCGATCGCTCTTTTGGTGGTAGTGGAGATGATGAAATAGATGCTACAGATGCCACAGGCTACCGCCTTTCCGGTGGTGCAGGTAATGATATTTTCTACCTGGGTGCGGATGGTCGTGCTTTAGGTGGTGAAGGTGATGATCAATTCTATGTCCAAGAAGGTGGTGGTAATATCATTGCCGGTGGTGAAGGTGCTGACCAGTTCTGGATACTAACGGGCGATCTACCTGGTGCTGCTAATACCATCCTTGACTTTGCAATGGGTACTGATGTGTTAGGTATTGCTGGTCAAGGTGCTGGTTTTGACTTCACTGCTTTAACTCTCAGTGGTAATAGCATTATGATCGGTGCAACAACTATTGCTACCTTAAATGGTGTGGATACTACCAGTTTAACTGCTGCTAATTTCGCTTTCATGTAA